The Flavobacterium sp. 140616W15 sequence TTTTGTTCTGTTTTCATAATTTTTCTGTTTTATACATCAGTACAAACTAAATTAAAGAAGCGGTCAATATAAAAACCTTACTATTTAGCCAATAATCTAATATGGATTAATACTAATTATTTCTGTGCAAATTTACTTTAGCAAAGACATTCTTAGATAACAATTATCAAACAAAAAATTAAGAATATGAAACAATTTACACCCTTAAGGTTTTAGGCACAGTTCCAGTTAGTCTTTTAAAGTAATTATTAAAGTAACTCGGATATTCAAATCCCAACGAAAATCCTACGTCAGCAATACTCCAATCGGTATGTTGCAAAAGCGCTTTTGCTTCGCTAATAATTCTTTCGCTAATATGAGTAGTAGTCGACTTACCTGTTATTTCCTTTACCGAACGATTAAGATGATTTACATGCACTGCAAGATTTTGAGCATAATCTTGTGGCGTTTTAAGCTTAAGTGGCTGATCTTTGGTCTCAATTGGAAATTGTCTTTCTAAGAGTTCCATAAAAAGTGTCGTAATTCGGGAAGAAGCATTCTTGTGTTTAAAGAAATTTTCTGAAGGTTGCATTTTTAATGATTCATGAATAATCAAGTTAATATAATTGCGAATTAAGTCATCTTTAAAAATGTAATCCGTATCTTGTTCTGCTATCATTTTTACAAACATCGATGTTATATATTCCTCTTGAACAGCAGTTAACGAGAATATAGGAGTCCCGCCTATCTTAAACAAAGGCGATTCATGAAGACTATCAGAACGGTAATTAACTTTTAAAAACTCTTCGGTAAAAACACAGGCGTAGCCGTTATAAATTGGTGAAATAATTTCCCAGGAATATGGAATATGTGGATTTCCAAAAAATAATATTGTACCATCAGTTTCAATACCTCTATCAGCATAGTGAATAAGACTTTTACTAGTATTAATACAAATCTTGTAAAAATCTCTGCGGTTATAGGTAGGAATAGCATTAACACCACTATTAACCTCATATACTTTAAAGCCTTTTAGTTTTAAGTCGTTGGTATTAAAATCTGAAGCTTGAGAAACGATATGATTATTCATGATGCAAAGTTAAGAAAATCAAACATAAACTTATCATGAATTAATTATGAAATTACAAAAACTAATGCTATCTTGCTTGAAACCCCTTACAATCTATATTATAACCACTGATTCTCAAGAATCATAATTATATATAAAACTATATTTTTTATTGAATCGAAAATATACAGCCAATTAAATGATTTTTAAACAACTACGATTAAACATTGATATTGAAGATAGTACATTTAACGAACTATACTCAACTCGTATCAAAAGACTCTCTGAACGTCACTGGACTCCTGTAGAAATAGCCAAAGCCGCTGCTGATTATCTTGTTGATAAACCCAATAAGAAAGTCTTGGATATAGGCGCTGGAGCGGGGAAATTTTGCTTGGTAGGAGCAGCTTCTACAAGGGGGAAGTTTTATGGTGTTGAACAAAGGGAATCACTTATAAAAGTGTCTAAAAAAATAGCCGAAAAACATAATGTGAAAAATGTTGAATTCATTCATTCAAATATCAATCAGATATCCTTTTCAGATTATGATGCTTTCTATTTTTACAACTCCTTTTATGAAAATATCGATATAACTTGTCCAATCGACAAAATAATACTTCCAGAAAAAGAACTGTTTCATTCTTACTCAAACTATGTAAAAGAACAATTAGCTAAAACCCCAAAAGGAACAAAACTTGTTACCTATTGGAGTACCTGGGAGGAAATTCCAGAAAGTTTTGATTTAGAAGAATCTGCTTGCAATGGAATATTAAATTTCTGGAAAAAAAAGGTATAACTTTTTGATTGCAATACCACATAAAAAAACTGCCCGAATTATATTCATAGGCAGTTTAGTTGCTCTTTCAAGCTGTCAAAATTCAAAAAAAACAAATAGATCTAAAGCGTTTTTTCTAACGTCTCTAGTACTTCCTTCCAATTATTTACTCTTAAATGATGTGTTTGATTAATGTTATGAAATGCTGTAAACATAATAGGTTTACCCATACAATAATCTAAATTTTTGCTGTGATCATCAATCATGTAATCAGTATTAATGATTCTTTTACTTCCGCATAGAATGATATTTTCCCATTTTATAAAAGGAAAATGTTCTCCAAGCCATCCAATTTTTTCATGAAGCGACATAGGAAACTCTGTAGCTGCAGAAACTATA is a genomic window containing:
- a CDS encoding AraC family transcriptional regulator — its product is MNNHIVSQASDFNTNDLKLKGFKVYEVNSGVNAIPTYNRRDFYKICINTSKSLIHYADRGIETDGTILFFGNPHIPYSWEIISPIYNGYACVFTEEFLKVNYRSDSLHESPLFKIGGTPIFSLTAVQEEYITSMFVKMIAEQDTDYIFKDDLIRNYINLIIHESLKMQPSENFFKHKNASSRITTLFMELLERQFPIETKDQPLKLKTPQDYAQNLAVHVNHLNRSVKEITGKSTTTHISERIISEAKALLQHTDWSIADVGFSLGFEYPSYFNNYFKRLTGTVPKTLRV
- a CDS encoding methyltransferase domain-containing protein; amino-acid sequence: MIFKQLRLNIDIEDSTFNELYSTRIKRLSERHWTPVEIAKAAADYLVDKPNKKVLDIGAGAGKFCLVGAASTRGKFYGVEQRESLIKVSKKIAEKHNVKNVEFIHSNINQISFSDYDAFYFYNSFYENIDITCPIDKIILPEKELFHSYSNYVKEQLAKTPKGTKLVTYWSTWEEIPESFDLEESACNGILNFWKKKV
- a CDS encoding 5'(3')-deoxyribonucleotidase; the encoded protein is MIKKTIAVDMDGVLADIEASLIECYNKECGTTISRESIQGLSEEEAFHGRDILRSILNSENFFRTLPVMSDAVESLRQLQENFEIFIVSAATEFPMSLHEKIGWLGEHFPFIKWENIILCGSKRIINTDYMIDDHSKNLDYCMGKPIMFTAFHNINQTHHLRVNNWKEVLETLEKTL